Proteins encoded in a region of the Coregonus clupeaformis isolate EN_2021a chromosome 9, ASM2061545v1, whole genome shotgun sequence genome:
- the LOC121573536 gene encoding protein FAM222B-like: MLACLPGPGDLSLQLLSHTQMNTGLQKWDTTQRMRSAPYPTPAELDAYAKKIANNPLTIKIFPNSVKVPQRNHVRRTVNGLDTSGQRYSPYPPSQANAKSGLLAIVKVPVVKGILKDFDGSRARLHPSGVIMNPPGPGGPFTAAASASTLNLHHPPSQGQGGSQSQQSVNPQLGSQTHPQPLQQTHPQQQQGLRHPPCMQQHPQPDLLRPQTLSHPQALGHPQPPPGLTLLLQQQQQQHLQQQGQPPPGLQGGRKLSDADAPPNVTVSTSTIPLTMAAGLNQGRQPDLSSIVHQINQFCQARAQGAGATSMCEGQIANPSRNLFNNACSRVSMHSNPHPNACPPGLPPHPNCIMCPADKAAAPANPQNNMAAMNRMPVYHNDIKQQQHQQHLQQQHQQHLQQQHQQHLQQHQQQQQQQHNHQQQQQMRWNQHQLAYLQHMQQDGGGHPCKHPSRMGYPPELCVGQPYSLKPPIEKPTPSPPVNNNGMPGGPLAHYTNGGHYFQPHTVWNSSILPTPNSDSSGSQDLAMPFHVGASGVTTTLDCGGPPGGGHYRTGGGGSTSSSSSSSQTSLMKTSDYVGGDFQTPCFRDQNLGLMGKMHRPPMNRVGPEVGPGDGRTAHIQHPGYR, from the coding sequence GGGACACTACACAGAGGATGAGATCCGCTCCGTATCCAACCCCTGCGGAATTGGATGCTTATGCTAAGAAGATTGCCAACAACCCCCTGACCATCAAGATCTTCCCCAACAGCGTCAAGGTCCCCCAGAGGAACCACGTGCGCCGCACAGTCAACGGGCTGGATACTTCAGGCCAGCGCTACAGCCCCTACCCCCCATCTCAGGCCAACGCCAAGTCCGGCCTCCTTGCCATCGTCAAGGTGCCCGTCGTCAAGGGCATCCTCAAAGACTTTGACGGCAGCCGGGCGCGCCTGCACCCCTCTGGGGTCATCATGAACCCCCCTGGCCCCGGGGGGCCCTTCACAGCAGCCGCTTCGGCCAGCACTTTAAACCTCCACCACCCCCCTTCCCAAGGCCAGGGCGGGTCCCAGTCTCAGCAGAGCGTGAACCCTCAACTTGGGAGCCAGACTCACCCCCAGCCTCTACAACAGACTCACCCCCAGCAGCAGCAGGGCCTCAGACACCCACCCTGCATGCAGCAGCACCCGCAACCGGATCTGCTCAGGCCCCAGACTTTGTCCCACCCCCAAGCACTGGGCCACCCCCAACCTCCTCCTGGTCTCACCCTTTTGCtccaacagcagcagcaacagcacctTCAGCAGCAGGGGCAGCCTCCTCCTGGACTGCAGGGTGGCCGGAAGCTGTCCGACGCCGACGCACCGCCTAACGTGACCGTCTCTACCTCAACCATTCCGCTCACCATGGCTGCTGGCCTGAACCAGGGCCGCCAGCCAGACCTGAGCAGCATCGTGCACCAGATCAACCAGTTCTGCCAAGCCCGGGCCCAGGGGGCTGGAGCCACCTCCATGTGCGAAGGCCAGATTGCCAACCCCAGCCGCAACCTCTTTAACAACGCCTGCTCCAGGGTGTCCATGCACAGCAACCCGCACCCCAACGCCTGCCCCCCCGGCCTGCCCCCACACCCCAACTGCATCATGTGTCCCGCAGACAAGGCTGCTGCCCCCGCAAACCCCCAAAACAACATGGCTGCCATGAACAGGATGCCTGTTTACCACAATGATATCAAACAGCAGCAGCACCAACAGCATTTACAACAGCAGCATCAACAGCATTTACAACAGCAGCACCAACAGCATTTGCAGcagcatcaacaacaacaacaacaacaacataatcaccaacagcagcagcagatgCGCTGGAACCAGCACCAGTTGGCTTACCTACAGCACATGCAGCAGGATGGTGGGGGCCACCCCTGCAAGCACCCCTCCCGCATGGGCTACCCCCCGGAGCTGTGTGTGGGCCAGCCATACAGCCTGAAGCCTCCTATAGAGAAgcccaccccctctccccccgTCAACAACAACGGCATGCCTGGGGGTCCACTGGCCCATTACACCAACGGTGGCCACTACTTCCAGCCACACACTGTGTGGAACAGCAGCATCCTGCCCACGCCCAACAGCGACAGCTCCGGGTCTCAGGACCTGGCCATGCCGTTCCATGTGGGGGCCTCAGGGGTCACCACCACGCTAGACTGCGGCGGGCCCCCTGGGGGAGGCCATTACAGGACCGGGGGCGGcggctccacctcctcctcctcctcctccagccagACTAGTCTGATGAAAACATCAGATTACGTGGGCGGGGACTTCCAGACGCCCTGCTTCCGAGATCAGAATCTGGGGCTGATGGGCAAGATGCACAGGCCTCCAATGAACAGGGTGGGGCCCGAGGTTGGCCCAGGGGACGGCAGAACCGCTCACATCCAGCACCCAGGGTACAGATAA